In Pieris napi chromosome 8, ilPieNapi1.2, whole genome shotgun sequence, the genomic stretch TAGCGCCGTCTGAAGTAGAACTCACTTTGGCTAACGATAGTAGATTGATGATCAATTTAGAAGGTTGTGTAAACACCCTCGCTGACGAATGTAAAGACTTTCTTAAGACCTATGGAAGAGATGGAACTGACCACAACGCCAAGGCTAGATTTCCATGCTTCCATACTCAGAATAACCCAGAAACAGTGGTTGCAAGATTTGACTTGGACGCCACCTATCGTCAATTTTTGATAGCGCTAGTACTTCCAACAGTTCTAGTTGTAGTATCGTGTATAACTTTGATGTTGTGTCAAAGGACGGTTGTAGTTGGTGATGATGCTAAAATGCGTTTCAAGGCCTGCGGAGGTGGACAATCCGAAATGCAAATGCATCCGAATGATCCTGTTTCACCCCTCTGAGATCAGTCACGTAAGCATTATTTGGGTTCAAGGAAATATAACTATTCCTTTTCGTTATCTAAGTAGAACATTCATGTTCCTttgagaaatataattttttatacacatgtataaaaatctacttaaaaacatatatttacgaCTACTTGACCTTGGCACTAGtgagttatgacaaaaaccgGTAATTAACATGAAACGTTTCACCTGCCTCACTAAgggttttattattctaattcatttcataaattaggctttaattttgtttgtaattaaataattttctgttTCAGGCGTTCCCCTCCTCTGCGAGGGCCCGGCTAGTTCGCTAAGAGACGATTAATAGCTTTCTATTTGCTAAACAAAAGCTCTCCCAATGTCTACACTGAGCAGATCTAGGGCGACTCTTTCGCCAGCAACTTCTGAAAGATCTACTCTGCCTATGGGAGCAACAGCTGATGCCGGAAGCCAAGAATTTACCCCATTGGAACCGACTAGGGAGCAGCTACTTGCACATTTCTTTGAgcgatttaaattttacactTCTTTATGTCTTGGCACATCAGCTATTCTCGCTGTGTTTGCTTTTTTATTCCTCATTCCATTTGTGGTGGAACCAGCCATACAGACTATACTTGCTGAATTCGCACCGGAAGCCGGAATATGTAGTGTATCAGATCATGTTTATGCTGAGACTCTGACTAATTGTACCTGGGCGTCATGTAGAGAAGGCTGCACAACAATGCCTACAAGGTGCCACAAAATCCGAGTTAACTTAGCAAGGAAACCATTTGTTGGAAACGAAACACTACCAATAGAGTGGGATGAAACcgatttgaaatttcttataaaTCCTGAAGGATGTGGATATCCCCCAAAAGTGAACTGTTCGGTGTTTGCTATTGAATATGCTGGTAGAAAAGCGCCGAAAATATTTCCTTGTTTCTACAGTATGACTCGGCCTGAATTGGTAGTGGCAAGATATTCTTGGGAATCAACGATACGAGGGTTAATACTGGCCCTGGTTCTTCCGACAACAGTCTTTGTGTTTAGTTTAAGTGTCCTTGCGTACTGGCACTGCCACTGTTGCGACAGGGCTTGTAACAGACGGGTACACGCTGAATCATTTTCGAGCAAAGAAGAgtaagtataaatattgtttaatccTGATTTGGCATGATTTCAGCATGGAAAATTCCTAAAAAGCATGAAATTGAAGATCTTATTACATCTTGTAATTTAATCAACCAATTTAGCTCGTATTTCTATTTAACTGCAGCGACGGACAAACCGAATTATTCAATTACTGAATTGAACAATAGTTTGATACTAAGTGCGAAACAAAATTATACTCTAGAACtgcaatttaaaagtttaatctACATCCAAATGCGATTCACGTAgtcaattttagatttattttatgtacaatTGATATATTACAGGATAAATATCAAATTCCAGTTCAGAGAAGATTCATCATAGTTTCAGCTATAGGTGTTTAgcaactatttttattttcaagtaCG encodes the following:
- the LOC125051861 gene encoding protein tipE-like isoform X2, which translates into the protein MSTLSRSRATLSPATSERSTLPMGATADAGSQEFTPLEPTREQLLAHFFERFKFYTSLCLGTSAILAVFAFLFLIPFVVEPAIQTILAEFAPEAGICSVSDHVYAETLTNCTWASCREGCTTMPTRCHKIRVNLARKPFVGNETLPIEWDETDLKFLINPEGCGYPPKVNCSVFAIEYAGRKAPKIFPCFYSMTRPELVVARYSWESTIRGLILALVLPTTVFVFSLSVLAYWHCHCCDRACNRRVHAESFSSKEDSKLLCELDDDPTDDVF